The region AGTAGGCCACTCAGCCCCCGCAGCCCGATTGCTCAGTGGGCGTCCAGCCAGTTGCCGGCCAGTCCCATATCCACTTTCAGGGGCACGTCCAGCTCCCATGCACCTTCCATCAGCTCCCGGATGCGTTCGGGGACGTCGTCGGCCTCTCCCTCCGGCACCTCGAAGATGAGTTCGTCATGCACCTGCAGCAGCATGCGCGTGCCGAGGTCCTCCTCCGTGATCATGCGCTGAATGGTAATCATGGCTTTTTTGATGATGTCGGCCGCCGTACCCTGGATGGGCATGTTGATGGCGGTGCGCTCGGCGAAAGAGCGCACGTTCCAGTTGCTGGCGTTGATATCGGGAATATAGCGCCGGCGGCCCATGAGGGTCTTCACATAGCCGTGCTCCTTGGCGAATTGGGTGGTGTCGCTGATGTAGCTTCGGATGCCGGGAAAGCGTTCAAAGTACTGGTCGATCATCTCCTTGCCCTCCTCATTGCTGATGCCCAGGCGGTTGGCCAGCCCGTAGGCACTCACCCCGTAGGGAATGCCGAAGTTCACCTCCTTGGCCTTGCGCCGATGGTCAGAGGTCACCTCCTCCAGCGACTCCAGTCCGAAGATCTCCCTGGCGGTGCGCGAGTGGATGTCCTCGCCGTTGCGAAAGGCCTCCATCATGTTCTCGTCTTCTGCCATGGAGGCGATGATGCGCAGCTCCACCTGCGAGTAGTCGGCCGAGAGCAGTTTATAGCCTTCCTCGGCCACGAAGGCCTTGCGAATCTCACGTCCCCTTTCGCTGCGTACGGGGATGTTCTGCAGGTTGGGATTGGAGGAAGAAAGGCGGCCTGTAGCGGCGATGCTCTGGTTATAATCGGTATGGATGCGTCCCGTACGCTCATTGATCAGCTTGGGGAGGGCGTCCACGTAGGTCGACTTGAGCTTGCTGAGCGCGCGGTATTCCAGCACCAGGGCCGGCACCTCGTAGTCGCCGGCCAGGTTGCTGAGCACCGATTCGGCGGTGGAGTACTGACCCGTCTTGGTCTTCTTGCCCGCGGGCAGGCCCATTTTTTCGAAAAGCACCTCGCCAAGCTGCTGGGGGGAGTTGATGTTGAATTCGGTGCCCGATTTCTCGTAAATCTGCTCCTCGATGCCAATGATGGCCTCACGCAGCTCCACCGAAAGCGAAGCGAGGATATCCTCGTCCACTTTTATGCCGTGCATCTCCATGGCGGCCAGTACGCGGATGAGGGGGAATTCCAGCTCGCGGGCCACCTCCACCAGTTCGTCCTCCTCGAGCAGCTTCTCCAGCACCTCGGCCAGGCGCAGGGTGATATCGGCATCCTCGCAGGCGTAGCTCGAAATATCCTCCGGCGGGAGCTGGTCCATGGACTTCTGCTTGCGGCCGCTGCCGATCAGCTCCTCGATGGGAATGGGACGGTAGCCCAGGTACTTGCGCGCCAGGGCATCCATCTTGAGCTTCTGGTCGGCGTCGATGAGATAGCCTGCGACCATGGTGTCAAAGGCCTCCCCGGCAATCGTCATGCCCGCCCGCTTCAGCATCAGGTAGTCGAATTTGTAGTGGTGGGCCACCTTGCGGATATCTTCGTCGGCGAAGAGGGGCTGCAGCAGGGTGACGGCCTCCTGCAGATCGAGTCCACCCTCCACGCGCAGCGGGACGTAGTAGGCCACGCCCGGCGTAGTGCTCAGGGAGATACCCACCAGTTCGTTCACCATGGGGTCCACCCCGTCGGTCTCCGTATCGAAGCAGAGGGTGTCCGTCCCCGAAAGCGTATCCACGAGCTCGGCGAGGCGTTCGGCCGAATCCACCATCTCGTAACTGCAGAGATCCGGATCGTAGGAATCCATGACCGAATCGGAGGCCTTCGGGCTTTCCTTCGATTTTTTGCCGGAACCGAAGAGGTCGCCCTGCGCCTCGTCGCCGGAGGGGCGGTCCACCGTCCGGCTGATCTCCTTGCCGGAGTATTTTTTGGTAAGGGTCCGGAATTCCATGCGCTCGAAAAAGGCGCCCAGCTCCTCCCTGTCGGGTCCCTCCCAGGGCAGATCCTCCCAGTGTCCCACGCCGGGCACGTCGGTGTGGATGGTGACCATTTTCTTTGCGTGGAGGGCCTGTTCGGCATACTCCTGCAGGCCCTCCCGGTGGCGCTTCGACTTCATGTCGGGAGCGGCTTCAATGGCCGCCTCCAGCGAGCCGTACTCGTTGATTAGCTTGGGGGCACCCTTCTTGCCGATGCCCTTCACCCCCGGGATGTTGTCGGAAGTATCGCCCAGGATGGCCAGCACCTCGATCACCTTCTCCGGGTAGACCCCGAAGTACTCCCTGACTTCCTCCCGGCCGATGAGGTTGAAGCCCCCGTTGTTGTTGTCGGGCTTGTACATGCGGATGTGGTCGTGCACCAGCTGCATGAAATCCTTGTCGGGCGTCACCAGGTAGACGTCCACGTCCTCTTCGTTGGCCTCGCTGGCCAGGGTGCCGATCACGTCGTCAGCCTCGAAACCGTCCACCTCCAGGTTGGGAATGCCGTAGCGCTCCAGCATCTCCTTCATAAGCGGGATGGCGATCTTCAGCTCCTCGGGCTGCGGCGGCCGATTGGCCTTGTACTGCTCGTCCATCTCGTGGCGGAAGGTAGGCTCGTGGGTGTCCCACGCCACCGCAATATGGGTGGGCTGTTCCTCCTCGAGCATTTTCTCCAGGGTGTTGGCGAAACCCAGTATGGGTCCGGTGGGAATGCCTTCACTGTTCTGAAGGCGGCTGCTGATGAAGGCGAAATGGGCACGGTAGGCCAGCGCCATTCCGTCCAGGAGAAAAAGCTTGCTTTTAGACATTGAAAAGTCGTTAAAGTCTGTAAAGTCAGAAAGTCTAGAAGTCGGGAAGTCCGAAGTCAGAAAGTCTGAAAGTCTTGAAGTCGTAAAGTCGGGGGAGTCGGTTGTTGCAGGAATTCCTGCGCGGGCGGTTACATTCTGCTTATCATTTCTTACTATGGACAAAACCAAGGTAAAACTTTTTGCCGCGGAATTCGAATAAGCATTGCAGACCGAACCCGGATCAGCTCCCCACGGATGAGCCTAAAAAACGAAGCGCAGTCAGCATTCCAGAGCACCAAATCATTCTACAAGGAGTACGTCTCCGGCATGAGCCGGGAGCGCTTCAACCGGGAAATATACGAGGATACCGACCGCCTCAAGCAGCTCTATGAGGAGGCCATCGGCGCCGACCTGGAGCGCAGCAAGGGAAGGAAGCTGCCCGGGCACATCAAGTTCCTGCGGCTTTTCTCGGCCCTCACCCAGCGCCTCAATCCTACGCGGCGGCTCTTTTTCGGGGTTTCCCTGGCCTGCTTCACCGTCTACTACCTCGCCTCCTTCGCCGGGCTCACCAATTTCGTCATCTTCTAC is a window of Balneolaceae bacterium DNA encoding:
- the polA gene encoding DNA polymerase I, which gives rise to MSKSKLFLLDGMALAYRAHFAFISSRLQNSEGIPTGPILGFANTLEKMLEEEQPTHIAVAWDTHEPTFRHEMDEQYKANRPPQPEELKIAIPLMKEMLERYGIPNLEVDGFEADDVIGTLASEANEEDVDVYLVTPDKDFMQLVHDHIRMYKPDNNNGGFNLIGREEVREYFGVYPEKVIEVLAILGDTSDNIPGVKGIGKKGAPKLINEYGSLEAAIEAAPDMKSKRHREGLQEYAEQALHAKKMVTIHTDVPGVGHWEDLPWEGPDREELGAFFERMEFRTLTKKYSGKEISRTVDRPSGDEAQGDLFGSGKKSKESPKASDSVMDSYDPDLCSYEMVDSAERLAELVDTLSGTDTLCFDTETDGVDPMVNELVGISLSTTPGVAYYVPLRVEGGLDLQEAVTLLQPLFADEDIRKVAHHYKFDYLMLKRAGMTIAGEAFDTMVAGYLIDADQKLKMDALARKYLGYRPIPIEELIGSGRKQKSMDQLPPEDISSYACEDADITLRLAEVLEKLLEEDELVEVARELEFPLIRVLAAMEMHGIKVDEDILASLSVELREAIIGIEEQIYEKSGTEFNINSPQQLGEVLFEKMGLPAGKKTKTGQYSTAESVLSNLAGDYEVPALVLEYRALSKLKSTYVDALPKLINERTGRIHTDYNQSIAATGRLSSSNPNLQNIPVRSERGREIRKAFVAEEGYKLLSADYSQVELRIIASMAEDENMMEAFRNGEDIHSRTAREIFGLESLEEVTSDHRRKAKEVNFGIPYGVSAYGLANRLGISNEEGKEMIDQYFERFPGIRSYISDTTQFAKEHGYVKTLMGRRRYIPDINASNWNVRSFAERTAINMPIQGTAADIIKKAMITIQRMITEEDLGTRMLLQVHDELIFEVPEGEADDVPERIRELMEGAWELDVPLKVDMGLAGNWLDAH